Proteins from a single region of Hermetia illucens chromosome 3, iHerIll2.2.curated.20191125, whole genome shotgun sequence:
- the LOC119651416 gene encoding lysosomal alpha-mannosidase-like, with protein MSIQTNFLVCLVYLCLSALIVYSKPTSQRVETEPKCGYESCPKTVPGKLNIHIVPHSHDDVGWLKTVDQYYYGSQTKTQRAGVQYILDSVVQELLRNPDRRFVYVESAFFFKWWEEQTEDVKEQVKELVNEGRLEFLGGAWSMNDEATTHYQSIIDQFTLGLRFLNDTFGECARPRVGWQIDPFGHSREMASLFAQMGFDGMFFARLDYEEKSERLTNKTAEMIWEGSDSLGSSSDLFTGVLYNHYSSPPGFCFDVLCSDEPIIDGKHSPDNNVDRRLESLLQYLQKMAQYYQTNHLMVPFGDDFHYQDAHLVYKNLDKLIKYANERQPTESDVHLFYSSPSCYLKSLSEVETTWPRKTHDFFPYDSDPTAFWTGYFTSRPDLKYFERKGNHFLQVCKQLTATALRDENPSTTSPLMSRLQLLQDAMGIMQHHDAITGTEKAAVASDYARLLNEGMVACEENAENVLNKQVQKKGGQLAKFDFESCLHLNISSCEVSEKSSKFMVTVYNVLSQETDQYVRVPIQDVNYIVRDPEGNLIQSQIVPIPVSVREIHNRFSVALKELVFLAKAVPANGYRSYFIEVDPNDVSSTIPEVVLIRKPREPSKQTVIRSGELDLTFDGKGKLASITLNGVTKNVKHDFFYYPGAAGNNQGYDNRSSGAYIFRPNGTAKAVAEDVDLQLVQGPLVDEVHQKFNDWISQVIRVYKGTNYVEFEWLVGPIPVDDNIGKEVVSRFSSELKTNGVFYTDSNGRQTLKRVRNQRPDYTFHLREEVSGNYYPITTKIALEDKETRLAVLIDRAQGGSSLEDGAIELMVNRRLLHDDGFGVGEALNVEQFGRGAVARGKHFLIFGPSNSDIRMQERQLQLQTTLPLWVFFSGLEDSVTFEDWKDAFVQEKSLWPIQLPQNIHMMTLEPLGANKLLLRFEHILEKTDDPITQAASSSSAAPSQSVIGHNPSPVPGPVHSSTSNMASGTTSTINTLGVGPITFDISDFLKSNGDYTYSIRRTTLGGNLWYDDMKRLHFNKDTNGDELLSGTGNGNDDGDLVRKNSRSGDATNAFYEDSEAVNTKITLEPMEIVTLIVERSDAS; from the exons ATGTCCATTCAAACAAACTTCTTGGTTTGTTTAGTTTATTTATGCTTATCAGCGCTTATTGTGTATTCAAAGCCAACGAGCCAAAGGGTGGAAACGGAGCCCAAGTGTGGATATGAG TCCTGCCCGAAAACTGTGCCTGGTAAGCTCAACATTCACATAGTGCCACATTCCCATGATGATGTTGGCTGGCTCAAGACCGTCGATCAGTATTACTATGGTAGTCAGACAAAAACTCAAAGGGCTGGTGTTCAATATATCCTGGATTCAGTAGTACAAGAATTATTGCGGAATCCAGACCGAAG GTTTGTTTACGTTGAATCGGCTTTCTTCTTTAAATGGTGGGAGGAGCAAACCGAGGATGTTAAGGAGCAAGTTAAAGAGTTAGTCAACGAAGGACGCTTAGAATTTTTAGGAGGTGCATGGAGTATGAACGATGAGGCTACTACACATTATCAGAGTATAATTGATCAGTTTACATTGGGACTGAG GTTCCTCAATGATACTTTCGGCGAATGCGCCCGCCCACGAGTTGGATGGCAGATTGATCCTTTTGGACATTCACGGGAGATGGCTTCACTGTTTGCCCAAATGGGATTCGATGGAATGTTCTTTGCACGGTTGGATTACGAAGAGAAATCAGAACGACTTACAAATAAAACGGCCGAAATGATTTGGGAAGGAAGTGATAGCTTAG GCTCTTCAAGTGACCTTTTCACTGGAGTTCTGTACAATCATTACTCTTCACCTCCAGGATTCTGCTTCGATGTTTTATGCTCTGATGAACCAATTATTGACGGAAAACATAGTCCTGATAACAATGTGGATCGGAGG CTCGAAAGTTTACTGCAATATCTTCAAAAAATGGCACAATATTATCAGACGAACCATTTGATGGTACCTTTTGGAGATGATTTCCATTATCAGGATGCTCATTTGGTGTACAAAAACTTGGACAAACTGATAAA ATACGCAAACGAACGCCAACCCACAGAATCTGACGTTCATCTCTTCTATTCATCCCCATCGTGCTACCTTAAATCCTTGAGTGAAGTCGAGACAACCTGGCCAAGGAAAACACATGACTTTTTCCCTTACGATTCGGATCCCACAGCATTCTGGACAGGCTACTTCACATCACGACCAGACCTAAAATATTTCGAAAGAAAGGGAAATCACTTCCTACAAGTATGTAAGCAACTCACAGCCACTGCATTGCGGGATGAAAATCCTAGTACCACATCCCCCTTGATGTCAAGGCTACAATTATTGCAAGATGCAATGGGTATTATGCAGCACCACGATGCCATCACAGGCACTGAGAAAGCCGCTGTGGCTTCGGACTATGCAAGACTGTTGAACGAGGGAATGGTAGCCTGCGAGGAGAATGCAGAAAACGTTTTGAATAAGCAAGTTCAGAAAAAGGGTGGACAACTGGCGAAGTTTGATTTTGAGTCCTGCTTGCATTTGAATATTAGCAGCTGCGAGGTTTCGGAGAAATCCAGTAAATTCATGGTCACCGTATATAACGTTCTCAGTCAGGAAACTGATCAGTATGTCAGAGTTCCTATTCAGGACGTTAACTATATTGTAAGGGATCCGGAAG GTAATTTGATCCAGAGCCAAATAGTTCCAATACCAGTATCTGTCCGAGAAATACACAACCGATTCAGTGTTGCACTTAAAGAGTTGGTTTTCCTGGCGAAAGCAGTTCCAGCGAATGGATACCGGTCTTACTTTATTGAAGTAGATCCAAATGATGTTAGTAGTACCATTCCTGAAGTAGTTCTGATACGTAAACCTCGTGAACCATCAAAGCAAACTGTTATTCGAAGTGGT GAATTGGATTTAACCTTCGATGGCAAAGGAAAGTTGGCGTCCATTACTCTAAACGGAGTTACCAAAAACGTTAAACATGATTTCTTCTATTATCCTGGAGCCGCTGGAAATAATCAAGGCTATGACAACCGTTCGTCCGGAGCATACATCTTCCGTCCGAATGGTACTGCAAAAGCAGTTGCAGAAGATGTTGATTTACAGCTTGTTCAAGGACCTCTGGTCGATGAAGTGCACCAAAAATTCAACGACTGGATAAGTCAGGTCATACGTGTGTACAAAGGAACTAACTATGTGGAATTCGAATGGTTGGTTGGACCCATCCCGGTAGATGATAACATTGGAAAGGAAGTGGTGAGCAGGTTCTCCAGTGAGCTTAAAACAAATGGCGTCTTCTACACTGACTCCAACGGACGACAGACTTTGAAGAGAGTTCGAAATCAACGACCCGATTATACCTTCCATTTAAGGGAGGAAGTATCTGGAAACTACTATCCTATTACAACGAAAATTGCTTTGGAAGATAAGGAGACACGTTTGGCTGTTTTAATTGATCGTGCTCAGGGTGGAAGCAGTCTTGAGGATGGAGCAATTGAATTGATGGTTAACAGGAGGCTTCTTCATGATGATGGTTTTGGAGTCGGTGAAGCATTGAATGTTGAACAATTTGGAAGGGGAGCTGTAGCCAGAGGTAAACATTTCTTGATCTTCGGTCCAAGTAACTCGGATATAAGAATGCAGGAGAGACAATTGCAgttgcagacgacgttgcccTTATGGGTATTTTTCAGTGGGTTGGAGGATTCGGTGACATTTGAAGATTGGAAGGATGCCTTTGTGCAAGAG AAATCACTTTGGCCAATTCAACTACCCCAAAACATCCACATGATGACACTGGAGCCATTGGGAGCTAATAAATTGCTTCTACGATTCGAACATATTTTGGAGAAAACCGATGACCCGATTACCCAAGCTGCTTCCAGCTCTTCTGCTGCTCCTAGTCAGTCTGTTATTGGGCATAATCCCAGTCCGGTACCAGGACCTGTTCATTCGTCGACCTCAAATATGGCTTCGGGAACTACATCCACCATTAATACTCTTGGCGTTGGGCCAATAACATTCGACATAAGCGATTTCTTGAAAAGTAACGGGGACTACACTTATTCGATCCGGAGAACCACTCTCGGTGGTAATTTATGGTATGACGATATGAAACGATTGCATTTCAATAAGGATACTAATGGCGATGAGCTGCTGAGTGGCACAGGAAATGgcaatgatgatggtgatttgGTTAGGAAAAATTCTCGAAGTGGGGATGCAACAAATGCGTTTTATGAGGATAGTGAGGCAGTTAATACGAAAATTACGTTGGAGCCGATGGAAATTGTTACTCTTATTGTGGAAAGGAGTGACGCAAGTTAA